AAAATATCCATAGCCAATTGTAAACCTGCTACAGTGTTTGTGTGATATGGACCTACTTTTAAATACGGAAGTTCTTTTACAGAAATTGGCCAAGCATCGTTACCAAAAACTAAAATATCGATAGTATCTTTCGGGTAACGTGTTTTTATTAACTCTGTTAAAGCCATTGCTACCTTTTTAGCAGGTGTTATTCTATCTTCACCATACAATATCATACTATGACTGATATCAATCATTAAAACCGTACTCATTTGAGCTTTAAAATTGGTTTCTTCTACAACTAAGTCTTGTTCAGTTAGAGAAAAATTACCTATTCCGTTATTGATTTGAGCATTTTTAATACTCTCTGTCATAGAAATTCGATCTAAAGCATCACCAAAATGGAAGTTTCTGAGTTCTCCTGTGTGTTCATCACCTTGACCTGTGGTTTTCGTTTTATGGTTTCCTAAACGACTTTTTTTTAGTTTACCAAAAATTTGATCTAACGCATTCTGACGAATAGCTTGTTCTGTTTTAGAAGTGATTTTTAATTTCCCATCACCATTTCCTGTTCCATCTTTTGGATCATCAAACTCTTCTCGGATATAACCTTTATTTTTTAAGTCTTCAAGGAAATCATCTAAAGTATATTCAGGTGTGGTTAACTTATATTCTTTGTCTAATTGTTTTAACCATTCGAAAGCTTCATCGAAATCACCAGAAGTGTATGTGATCAATTCTTTGAAAATATCAAAAAGTTTATCGAATGGCGGAATCTGCTTTTCTTCAAATTTTTCAAAACGCAGTCCTTTTTTAAACTGATTAATCATAGTATAAAAATACGGCTATTTGTATTTTTACACCAAGTTTGGAAATCATAACTACCACTATTTAGAATTATTTTAACATTAATGCACTTTAAAAACAAAGAAATACAATTACAATATCAGGGTTATTTACAAACCAAACCACTATGGATCAATACTTTAGATAAACTAATTCAATTAACTGATTATCAATACGATTACGAAAGTTTATTTAAACTTAAAATTGATAGCAATCCTAGACTAGGAAAATTAGTTGAACAATTTGTTTTTAATGAACTTAATGAAAATGAAAACATTGGTATTATTACTGAAAATCTACAAATACAAAATGATAAAATAACTGTAGGAGAAATAGATTGTATCCTTTTACAAAACGATATACCTCATCATTTAGAAATCATTTACAAGTTTTATTTATATGACTCTTCTGTGGGAAATTCTGAGATTGAACATTGGATTGGTCCTAATAGAAATGATAGTTTTTATCAGAAATATGAAAAATTGATTCATAAACAACTTCCTTTACTATACAATGAAAAAACTATTGAAACCTTAAAAAAATATAATTTAAATGTAAAAGATATTCACCAGAAAGTACTTTTTAAAGCGCAATTATTTCCCCATTTAAATGATCTAAAAAAAGATTTTCCTGTAATTAATAACGAATGTATTGAAGGATTTTATATTTATGAAAAAGAATTAAATTTATTTGAAGATTGTAAGTTTTTTATCCCTACAAAACACAATTGGTTAGTAAAACCACACTACAATGTAGATTGGCTATCGTACAAAGATTTTAGAGAAAAGTTAGTATTATTTTTAAATAAAAAAAGCTCTCCATTATTTTGGTTGAAAAAAAATAATGGCGAGCTTTACAAAGTTTTCATAGTTTGGTGGTAGCAATAACCACCTCACAGCAATTGGAATATATACTTTTATATAATAGGTAAATCTTTAAAATGTTTTACCATTAAAAAAAATGTTCCGCATAATACAGTCACTGTTAATGCTGTATACATTGCATAATTTAAAACTTTTTTCATGTTCATATCAATAGAAATTTAGTGGATTACATGTATATTACAACTCAATTTCAAAAATCCCTACCCTAGGTACATATTTTTAACACCTATTGACTCTTCTTTTAATTAACTACTTTTTACTTTTTAATAAAATTTCGAGTAATTATACCCTTTGAAGTATAAATTTTAATAAAATAGGTTGAAGAAGGGATTTCACTTATAGAGAACTCTTTTTCTTTAATTACCATAATTTTTTGACCTAGAGTATTGTAAATTTCACCTTTAATAAAAATTATACTGTTACTAATTCTTATGTTAAGACTTTCAATAGCAGGATTTGGATATACTGAAGATAACTTTAATTCACTGTGATAATCATTTATTGAAAGAGTTTTACCTAAGCTCTGATAATTTGATTTTATTTCAGTAATATTAATACTTCTATTCAATGTTTCAGTAAAACATCCTTCTACAAAAACTGAAATATAATATTCATAACTATTATTTGTAGTATCTGCATCTATATCATTGAATGAATTAATGTTAGATGAAACGGAAGCTATTTCTTGAATTCCTTCTTGATTCTTATTCCTATAAATTTTATAGGTTGAGAAATTAGTTCCTTCATAATCAGACCAGTTTAAATTTACAGATCCATCTACTGCTACGTTGCTTTGTAAAAGTATAGACTTATGATTACTAGAGTTTGTAGAGACATTACCACAGTTATCAATCAACCTTACCTTATAATTATAAGGTTGTGATAAATTATTAGATGTATCATCTAAAAAAGAATTTTCATTTGATGCTATTGTGCCAATAACTGTATATACATTAGACACATTACTTTCCCTTAAAATTTCATAAAAAGCTACATTATAATTATTTTCATTATTTAAATATATTCTATTCTTTGTTTTTTCAGAATCATCGCTAGTTACGTAGCAAATACTTAACTCATTATACTGTGGTATTAAATTGATATCAAAACTTTCAGTGTAAGTATGATAAGCATCTGATAATGATAAAATATAGGTACCATTAGGCAATCCGTTTAAATTTTGACTGTTTATTTGTTCTAATGGAACTATTCCTCCATTTATTGCAGACCATTCGTAAGTCAACATACCAGAAGTATTACTAACATCAACTATTGAAATAGAACCTGTACCTCCCGAATTGCCTGAACAAAACGAATTATTTTTTTTAGTAACAATATTTATATCGTTAGCATTAATTACTTCAACCTGAAAAACTTTTTCAAAGGATTGATT
This genomic stretch from Tenacibaculum jejuense harbors:
- a CDS encoding vWA domain-containing protein, which produces MINQFKKGLRFEKFEEKQIPPFDKLFDIFKELITYTSGDFDEAFEWLKQLDKEYKLTTPEYTLDDFLEDLKNKGYIREEFDDPKDGTGNGDGKLKITSKTEQAIRQNALDQIFGKLKKSRLGNHKTKTTGQGDEHTGELRNFHFGDALDRISMTESIKNAQINNGIGNFSLTEQDLVVEETNFKAQMSTVLMIDISHSMILYGEDRITPAKKVAMALTELIKTRYPKDTIDILVFGNDAWPISVKELPYLKVGPYHTNTVAGLQLAMDILRRKRNTNKQIFMITDGKPSCLRLPDGTYYKNSNGLDKYIVEKCYKMASQARKLHIPITTFMIAQDPYLMQFIRHFTQANQGKAFYTGLKGLGEMIFEDYEQNRKKRIRGI
- a CDS encoding DUF1853 family protein, which gives rise to MHFKNKEIQLQYQGYLQTKPLWINTLDKLIQLTDYQYDYESLFKLKIDSNPRLGKLVEQFVFNELNENENIGIITENLQIQNDKITVGEIDCILLQNDIPHHLEIIYKFYLYDSSVGNSEIEHWIGPNRNDSFYQKYEKLIHKQLPLLYNEKTIETLKKYNLNVKDIHQKVLFKAQLFPHLNDLKKDFPVINNECIEGFYIYEKELNLFEDCKFFIPTKHNWLVKPHYNVDWLSYKDFREKLVLFLNKKSSPLFWLKKNNGELYKVFIVWW